A DNA window from Bos mutus isolate GX-2022 chromosome 11, NWIPB_WYAK_1.1, whole genome shotgun sequence contains the following coding sequences:
- the ARPC5L gene encoding actin-related protein 2/3 complex subunit 5-like protein, protein MARNTLSSRFRRVDIDEFDENKFVDEQEEAAAAAGEPGPDPSEVDGLLRQGDMLRAFHAALRNSPVNTKNQAVKERAQGVVLKVLTNFKSSEIEQAVQSLDRNGIDLLMKYIYKGFEKPTENSSAVLLQWHEKALAVGGLGSIIRVLTARKTV, encoded by the exons ATGGCCCGGAACACGCTGTCTTCGCGCTTCCGTCGGGTGGACATCGATGAATTTGATGAGAACAAATTCGTGGACGAgcaggaggaggcggcggcggcggcgggcgagCCAGGCCCGGACCCTAGCGAGGTGGACGGGCTCCTGCGGCAA GGGGACATGCTCCGGGCATTTCACGCAGCCTTGCGGAACTCTCCTGTCAACACCAAGAACCAAGCCGTGAAG GAGCGGGCCCAGGGCGTGGTGCTGAAAGTGCTTACAAACTTTAAGAGCAGCGAAATCGAGCAGGCTGTGCAGTCGCTGGACAGAAATGGCATTGACTTGCTAATGAAGTACATTTATAAAGGGTTTGAGAAGCCCACAGAGAATAGCAGCGCAGTGTTACTCCAGTGGCATGAAAAG GCATTAGCAGTAGGAGGACTAGGCTCCATTATAAGAGTTCTTACAGCAAGaaagactgtttaa
- the RPL35 gene encoding large ribosomal subunit protein uL29 — translation MAKIKARDLRGKKKEELLKQLEDLKVELSQLRVAKVTGGAASKLSKIRVVRKSIARVLTVINQTQKENLRKFYKGKKYKPLDLRPKKTRAMRRRLNKHEENLKTKKQQRKERLYPLRKYAVKA, via the exons ATG GCCAAGATTAAGGCTCGAGACCTTCGCGGCAAGAAGAAGGAGGAGCTGCTGAAACAGCTGGAGGACCTGAAGGTGGAGCTGTCCCAGCTGCGCGTGGCTAAAGTGACAGGCGGCGCGGCTTCCAAACTCTCCAAGAT CCGAGTGGTTCGTAAATCCATCGCCCGTGTACTGACCGTCATTAACCAGACTCAGAAAGAGAACCTCAGGAAATTCTATAAG GGCAAGAAGTACAAGCCCCTGGATCTGCGGCCCAAGAAAACACGTGCCATGCGCCGCCGACTCAACAAGCATGAAGAGAACCTGAAGACCAAGAAGCAGCAGCGGAAGGAGCGGCTGTACCCCCTCCGGAAGTACGCAGTCAAGGCTTGA
- the WDR38 gene encoding LOW QUALITY PROTEIN: WD repeat-containing protein 38 (The sequence of the model RefSeq protein was modified relative to this genomic sequence to represent the inferred CDS: substituted 1 base at 1 genomic stop codon) yields MNSRPRGKLAVGRVKFFGRHRGEVNSSAFSPDGQRLLTASEDGCVYGWETQSGRLLWRLRGHKGPVRFCRFSPDGRLFASTSCDRTVRLWDAADAKCLQVLKGHQRSVETVSFSHDSKQLASGGWDKRVMLWEVQSGQVLRHFVGHRDSVQSSDFAPSSDCLATGSWDSTIRMWDLRAGTPGIFHQELEGHRGNISCLCYSPSGLLASGSWDKTIHIWKPSTRSLLIQLKGHITWVKSIAFSPDGQQLASAGYSHMVKVWDCNTGKCTETLKGVLNVAHACAFMPDGKLLVSGAVDXTKCQVHHRSP; encoded by the exons ATGAACAGCAGGCCCCGAGGGAAGCTGGCCGTGGGGAGAGTGAAATTCTTCGGCCGGCACCGCGGGGAG GTCAACTCTTCAGCCTTCTCTCCCGATGGCCAGAGGCTGCTCACGGCCTCTGAGGACGGCTGTGTATATGGCTGGGAGACCCAGAGCGGGAGGCTACTGTGGAGACTGCGTGGCCACAAAG GCCCCGTGAGGTTCTGCCGCTTCTCCCCTGATGGCCGCCTCTTTGCCAGCACCTCCTGTGACCGCACCGTCCGCCTGTGGGATGCCGCAGATGCCAAGTGTCTACAGGTCCTGAAGG GTCACCAGAGGAGTGTGGAGACCGTCAGCTTCAGCCATGACTCCAAGCAGCTGGCCTCGGGTGGCTGGGACAAGAGGGTGATGCTTTGGGAGGTGCAG TCAGGCCAGGTGCTGCGTCACTTTGTGGGACACCGAGATTCTGTCCAGAGCAGTGACTTCGCACCCAGCTCAGACTGCCTG GCCACTGGCTCCTGGGATTCTACCATCCGCATGTGGGACCTCCGGGCAGGGACCCCTGGGATCTTCCACCAGGAGCTGGAGGGTCACAGAGGGAACATCAGCTGCCTGTGCTACTCACCATCTGGCCTACTG GCATCTGGCTCCTGGGACAAGACCATTCACATTTGGAAGCCCTCAACCCGAAGCCTGCTCATCCAGCTCAAGGGCCACATCACCTGGGTGAAGAGCATTGCTTTCTCCCCCGATGGGCAGCAGCTGGCCAGTGCTGGCTACTCCCACATG GTCAAAGTCTGGGACTGCAATACAGGAAAGTGCACTGAGACTCTGAAG GGGGTTCTGAACGTGGCCCATGCCTGTGCCTTTATGCCAGACGGGAAACTCTTAGTGTCTGGAGCTGTTGATTAGACAAAATGTCAAGTCCACCACAGATCACCTTGA